One Cyanobium sp. AMD-g genomic window carries:
- the glyQ gene encoding glycine--tRNA ligase subunit alpha, giving the protein MLFQDIIASLNRFWADQGCLILQPYDTEKGAGTMSPHTVLRAIGPEPWAVAYPEPCRRPTDGRYGDNPNRAQHYFQYQVLIKPSPDAIQETYLASLETLGIHAADHDIRFVEDNWESPTLGAWGVGWEVWLDGMEVTQFTYFQQCGGLDCRPVSIEITYGLERLAMYLQDVESIWDLRWNGERSYGDIWLPFEKGQCTYNFEASNPERLLQLFALHEAEAADLVAAGLPAPALDHVLKCSHTFNLLEARGVISVTERTATIGRIRHLARQVAEAWLEERRALGFPLLGAPPA; this is encoded by the coding sequence ATGCTCTTCCAGGACATCATCGCCAGCCTCAACCGGTTCTGGGCCGACCAGGGCTGCCTGATCCTGCAGCCCTACGACACCGAGAAGGGCGCCGGCACCATGAGCCCCCACACCGTGCTGCGGGCGATCGGCCCGGAGCCCTGGGCGGTGGCCTACCCCGAGCCCTGCCGGCGCCCCACCGACGGCCGCTACGGCGACAACCCCAACCGGGCCCAGCACTACTTCCAGTACCAGGTGCTGATCAAGCCCTCCCCGGATGCCATCCAGGAGACCTACCTGGCTTCGCTCGAAACCCTCGGCATCCACGCGGCCGACCACGACATCCGCTTCGTGGAGGACAACTGGGAGTCCCCCACCCTGGGGGCCTGGGGCGTGGGCTGGGAGGTGTGGCTCGATGGCATGGAGGTGACCCAGTTCACCTATTTCCAGCAGTGCGGCGGCCTCGACTGCCGACCCGTCTCGATCGAGATCACCTACGGCCTGGAGCGGCTGGCGATGTACCTCCAGGACGTGGAGAGCATCTGGGACCTGCGCTGGAACGGTGAGCGCAGCTACGGCGACATCTGGCTGCCCTTTGAGAAGGGCCAGTGCACCTACAACTTCGAGGCCTCCAACCCCGAACGCCTGCTGCAGCTGTTCGCCCTGCATGAGGCCGAGGCCGCCGATCTGGTGGCGGCGGGGCTGCCGGCTCCGGCCCTCGACCACGTGCTCAAGTGCAGCCACACCTTCAACCTGCTCGAGGCCCGCGGCGTCATCTCGGTGACCGAGCGCACCGCCACCATCGGCCGCATCCGCCATCTGGCGCGGCAGGTGGCCGAAGCCTGGCTGGAGGAGCGCCGCGCCCTGGGCTTCCCGCTGCTGGGCGCTCCGCCGGCGTGA
- the ubiE gene encoding bifunctional demethylmenaquinone methyltransferase/2-methoxy-6-polyprenyl-1,4-benzoquinol methylase UbiE: protein MAPVDPGQISDLFDSIAPRYDQLNDLLSLGLHRLWKRQALLVLRPRPGQRLLDLCCGTGDLALVLASRVRPGGLVLGLDAAAAPLAIARRRAARQPWLPLQWQQGDALATGLADGWADGAVMAYGLRNLADPAAGLVELRRLLRPGGRAVVLDFNRPDPASAPAAFQRLYLRRLVVPAARAVGLPEQYAWLEESLARFPTGPAQEQLARSAGFSEARHLPLAGGLMGQLELQA from the coding sequence TTGGCCCCAGTTGATCCCGGGCAGATCAGCGATCTGTTCGACAGCATCGCCCCCCGCTACGACCAGCTGAACGATCTGCTCAGCCTGGGGTTGCATCGCCTCTGGAAGCGGCAGGCCTTGCTGGTGTTGCGCCCCCGCCCCGGCCAGCGCCTGCTGGATCTCTGCTGCGGCACCGGCGACCTGGCCCTGGTGCTGGCCTCCCGCGTCCGTCCCGGAGGCTTGGTGCTGGGCCTGGACGCGGCCGCCGCCCCGCTGGCCATCGCCCGCCGCCGCGCTGCCCGCCAGCCCTGGCTGCCCCTGCAGTGGCAGCAGGGCGATGCCCTGGCCACCGGCCTGGCCGACGGCTGGGCCGATGGGGCGGTGATGGCCTACGGCCTGCGCAACCTGGCCGATCCCGCCGCCGGCCTGGTGGAGCTGCGGCGCCTGCTGCGGCCGGGCGGCCGGGCGGTGGTGCTGGATTTCAACCGGCCCGATCCGGCCTCGGCCCCGGCGGCCTTCCAGCGCCTCTACCTGCGCCGCCTGGTGGTGCCGGCCGCCCGTGCCGTGGGCTTGCCCGAGCAGTACGCCTGGCTGGAGGAGAGCCTGGCCCGCTTCCCCACCGGCCCAGCCCAGGAGCAGCTGGCCCGGTCGGCCGGATTCTCAGAGGCCCGGCACCTGCCCCTGGCCGGCGGCCTGATGGGGCAGCTGGAACTTCAGGCCTGA
- the hisF gene encoding imidazole glycerol phosphate synthase subunit HisF, translating into MVAKRIIPCLDVAGGRVVKGINFVGLRDAGDPVELACRYSVSGADELVFLDIAASHQGRATLVDMVQRTAEAVTIPFTVGGGIVSVEGITELLRAGADKVSLNSSAVRTPELVAAGADRFGCQCIVVAIDARRRPCQGDEPPAWDVFVKGGRENTGLDAVAWARRVVALGAGEILLTSMDGDGTQAGYDLALTRAVVEAVEVPVIASGGAGCIDHIAAALEVAGASAALLASLLHDGVLTVEEIKRDLLRRGLPVRPLLAPLPMA; encoded by the coding sequence GTGGTCGCCAAGCGGATCATCCCCTGCCTCGACGTGGCCGGCGGCAGGGTGGTGAAGGGCATCAACTTCGTCGGGCTGCGCGATGCCGGCGACCCGGTGGAGCTGGCCTGTCGCTACAGCGTCTCCGGCGCCGACGAGTTGGTCTTCCTCGACATCGCCGCCAGCCACCAGGGCCGCGCCACCCTGGTGGACATGGTGCAACGCACCGCCGAGGCGGTGACGATCCCCTTCACCGTCGGCGGCGGCATCGTCAGCGTCGAGGGCATCACCGAGCTGCTGCGGGCCGGTGCCGACAAGGTGAGCCTCAATTCATCGGCGGTGCGCACCCCGGAACTGGTGGCGGCCGGGGCCGACCGCTTCGGCTGCCAGTGCATCGTCGTGGCCATCGATGCCCGTCGCCGTCCCTGCCAAGGAGATGAACCGCCGGCCTGGGATGTTTTCGTCAAGGGTGGGCGCGAAAACACCGGCCTCGATGCGGTGGCCTGGGCCCGGCGCGTGGTGGCGCTCGGCGCCGGGGAGATCCTGCTCACCTCCATGGATGGCGATGGCACCCAGGCGGGATACGATCTGGCCCTCACCCGGGCCGTGGTCGAGGCCGTGGAGGTGCCTGTGATCGCCTCCGGAGGCGCCGGTTGCATCGATCACATCGCCGCCGCCCTTGAGGTGGCCGGGGCCTCCGCCGCCCTGCTGGCCTCCCTGCTCCATGACGGGGTGCTGACCGTGGAGGAGATCAAGCGCGACCTGCTGCGGCGGGGCCTGCCGGTGCGGCCCCTGCTGGCCCCGCTGCCCATGGCCTGA
- a CDS encoding DUF2862 domain-containing protein — protein sequence MAQAGITIGSKVRVTRVRDRIPANLVAALKADATGTVKDFRVTDGTGIGVVVELSGGTTTWFFDDEITPA from the coding sequence ATGGCCCAGGCTGGCATCACCATCGGCTCGAAGGTGCGGGTCACCCGCGTGCGCGATCGGATTCCGGCCAATCTGGTGGCGGCCCTCAAGGCCGATGCCACCGGCACCGTGAAGGACTTCCGCGTCACCGACGGGACGGGCATCGGTGTGGTGGTGGAGCTGAGCGGAGGCACCACCACCTGGTTCTTCGATGACGAGATCACCCCTGCCTGA
- the chlG gene encoding chlorophyll synthase ChlG, translated as MSQSPETNAGSPGVSGGARQLLGMKGASGSSSIWKIRLQLMKPVTWIPLIWGVICGAAASGNFHWTLPEVGASVACMVMSGPLLAGYTQTINDYYDREIDAINEPYRPIPSGAIPLGQVRLQIIVLLLAGLAVAWGLDVWAGHSTPVLLLLALGGSFVSYIYSAPPLKLKQNGWLGNYALGASYIALPWWAGQALFGQLTWATALLTLAYSLAGLGIAVVNDFKSVEGDRALGLQSLPVVFGIERASWISAGMIDLFQLAMVAVLIAIGQHFAAVLLVLLIVPQITFQDIWLLRDPVAFDVKYQASAQPFLVLGMLVTALAIGHSDLTLP; from the coding sequence ATGAGCCAGAGCCCCGAAACCAACGCCGGCTCGCCAGGCGTTTCCGGTGGCGCCCGGCAGCTGCTCGGCATGAAGGGCGCCAGTGGCAGCTCCAGCATCTGGAAGATCCGGCTGCAGCTGATGAAGCCCGTCACCTGGATCCCCCTGATCTGGGGTGTGATCTGCGGAGCGGCGGCCTCAGGGAACTTCCACTGGACCCTGCCGGAGGTGGGGGCCTCGGTGGCCTGCATGGTGATGAGCGGCCCCCTGCTGGCCGGCTACACGCAGACGATCAACGACTACTACGACCGCGAGATCGACGCGATCAACGAGCCCTACCGGCCGATTCCCTCCGGGGCCATCCCCCTGGGCCAGGTGCGGCTGCAGATCATCGTGCTGCTGCTGGCCGGGCTGGCGGTGGCCTGGGGTCTGGATGTCTGGGCCGGCCACAGCACCCCGGTGCTGCTGCTGCTGGCCCTGGGCGGGTCCTTCGTGAGCTACATCTATTCGGCGCCCCCCCTGAAGCTGAAGCAGAACGGCTGGCTGGGCAACTACGCCCTGGGCGCCAGCTACATCGCCCTGCCCTGGTGGGCCGGCCAGGCCCTGTTCGGCCAGCTCACCTGGGCCACGGCCCTGCTCACCCTGGCCTACAGCCTGGCGGGGCTGGGGATCGCCGTTGTCAATGATTTCAAGAGCGTCGAGGGCGACCGGGCCCTGGGTCTGCAATCGCTGCCGGTGGTGTTCGGCATCGAACGGGCCAGCTGGATCAGTGCCGGCATGATCGATCTCTTCCAGCTGGCGATGGTGGCGGTGCTGATCGCCATCGGCCAGCATTTCGCCGCCGTGTTGCTGGTGCTGCTGATCGTCCCCCAGATCACCTTCCAGGACATCTGGCTGCTGCGTGATCCCGTCGCCTTCGATGTGAAGTATCAGGCCAGCGCCCAGCCGTTCCTGGTGCTGGGCATGCTCGTGACCGCCCTCGCCATCGGCCACAGTGACCTGACCCTGCCATGA
- a CDS encoding PBP1A family penicillin-binding protein: protein MTSGAARRSNWRLLGPAMVAVAAGGLVALGQTTLVRSLDGFLPDAGRITSFNRPGTITILSSDGQVVLKKGPATREKLPAGKMPLLIQRAFVAAEDRRFYQHDGIDLFGISRAMLRNLQQGAVEEGASTITQQLARTVFLSQDRTIVRKLKEAALAGKIERQLSKAQILEQYLNYVYLGSSAYGVSDAAWIYFSKRPDQLTLPEAALIAGLPPAPSVYSPLVNPEVALRRRSIVLGRMREAGFIDDDQLQRAEAAPLALKPAEPKFFDNPAPWYTSWLEQELPKVLSKEQLEVGGLTIRSGLNAAWQAEAQKTIDYYASGSMEGALVAMEPGTGLVRAMVGGNDFEKTQFNRASQALRSPGSTFKLFVYLTALKLGMKPEDTVLDSARCFGSYCPKNFGNRYMGRVSLATALQNSLNIVAVGLLQKLGYDPVIATAKSLGIHRELGRYLSMAIGSNDQTVLDMTAAYAALVNRGVYIQPLPFEEIFGPDGELLWSRRANGPRGTRAVSSDIADAMVWMLQQVVQGGTGGGAALADRPVAGKTGTSEGARDLWFIGSIPQLTTGVWLGYDNNQGTGTTSVLATYAWRAFMEPITKGMPVQKFPPKPVLTGSFKPAAKPKSSERDAQPEDSWRRDSQRWEPPPQEPSRTTPPPQELPSERPPVESEPAPQAAPNNPVAAPRSRDAAVPPPPPPADVPAPLPPPPPVAAPPPP from the coding sequence ATGACCAGCGGTGCAGCCCGCCGTTCCAACTGGCGCCTGCTCGGTCCGGCCATGGTCGCCGTCGCCGCCGGTGGCCTGGTGGCCCTGGGCCAGACAACCCTGGTGCGCAGCCTCGACGGATTCCTCCCCGACGCCGGACGCATCACCAGCTTCAACCGGCCGGGGACGATCACGATCCTCTCCTCCGACGGCCAGGTGGTGCTCAAGAAGGGCCCGGCCACGCGCGAGAAACTGCCCGCCGGCAAGATGCCGCTGCTGATCCAGCGCGCCTTCGTGGCCGCCGAGGACCGCCGCTTCTACCAGCACGACGGCATCGATCTGTTCGGCATCAGCCGGGCCATGCTGCGCAACCTGCAGCAGGGAGCCGTGGAGGAAGGGGCCAGCACGATCACCCAGCAGCTGGCCCGCACCGTGTTCCTGAGCCAGGACCGCACGATCGTGCGCAAGCTCAAGGAGGCGGCGCTGGCCGGGAAGATCGAGCGCCAGCTGAGCAAGGCGCAGATTCTCGAGCAGTACCTCAATTACGTGTACCTCGGCTCCAGCGCCTACGGCGTCTCCGATGCCGCCTGGATCTACTTCTCCAAACGCCCCGACCAGCTCACCCTGCCGGAAGCCGCCCTGATCGCCGGCCTGCCGCCGGCCCCATCGGTGTATTCACCGCTGGTGAATCCGGAGGTGGCCCTGCGCCGGCGCTCGATCGTTCTGGGTCGCATGCGGGAGGCGGGTTTCATCGACGACGACCAGCTGCAGCGGGCCGAGGCCGCCCCCCTGGCGCTGAAGCCGGCCGAGCCGAAATTCTTCGATAACCCGGCCCCCTGGTACACCAGCTGGCTGGAGCAGGAGCTGCCCAAGGTGCTCAGCAAGGAGCAGCTGGAGGTGGGGGGCCTCACGATCCGCAGCGGCCTGAACGCGGCCTGGCAGGCCGAGGCCCAGAAAACGATCGACTATTACGCCAGCGGCAGCATGGAAGGGGCCCTGGTGGCCATGGAGCCCGGCACCGGCCTGGTGCGGGCGATGGTGGGCGGCAACGACTTTGAGAAAACCCAGTTCAACCGAGCCTCCCAGGCGCTGCGCTCACCGGGCTCCACCTTCAAGCTGTTCGTCTATCTCACGGCTCTGAAACTGGGCATGAAGCCAGAAGACACGGTGCTGGATTCGGCTCGCTGTTTTGGCAGCTACTGCCCCAAGAACTTCGGCAATCGCTACATGGGCCGGGTGAGTCTGGCCACGGCGTTGCAGAACTCACTCAACATCGTGGCGGTGGGGCTGCTGCAGAAGCTCGGCTACGACCCGGTGATCGCCACCGCCAAGAGCCTCGGCATCCACCGGGAGCTGGGGCGCTATCTGTCGATGGCGATCGGCTCCAACGACCAGACGGTGCTTGACATGACGGCGGCCTACGCGGCGCTGGTCAACCGGGGGGTGTACATCCAGCCACTGCCCTTCGAGGAGATCTTCGGGCCGGACGGGGAGCTGCTCTGGTCGCGCCGGGCCAACGGCCCCCGCGGCACCCGGGCGGTGAGCAGCGACATCGCCGACGCGATGGTGTGGATGCTGCAGCAGGTGGTGCAGGGCGGCACCGGCGGCGGCGCCGCCCTGGCCGACCGGCCGGTGGCCGGCAAGACGGGCACCTCCGAGGGGGCGCGCGACCTCTGGTTCATCGGTTCGATTCCCCAGCTCACCACCGGCGTCTGGCTGGGGTACGACAACAACCAGGGAACAGGCACCACCAGTGTCCTGGCCACCTATGCCTGGCGGGCATTCATGGAGCCGATCACCAAAGGGATGCCGGTGCAGAAGTTCCCGCCCAAGCCCGTGCTCACCGGCAGCTTCAAGCCGGCGGCCAAGCCGAAAAGCAGCGAGCGCGACGCCCAGCCCGAGGACAGCTGGAGGCGCGACAGCCAGCGCTGGGAACCGCCGCCGCAGGAGCCCAGCCGCACCACCCCACCCCCCCAGGAGCTCCCCAGCGAGCGGCCGCCGGTGGAGAGCGAGCCGGCACCACAGGCGGCGCCGAACAATCCCGTGGCGGCTCCCCGCTCCCGCGATGCCGCCGTGCCGCCACCGCCCCCTCCAGCCGACGTGCCCGCCCCGCTGCCGCCACCGCCCCCCGTCGCGGCGCCACCACCTCCCTAG
- a CDS encoding 16S rRNA (cytosine(967)-C(5))-methyltransferase, with translation MNRPGSPPIHASDTVPGDTSPGLASRQLAWQVLQAVAAGAYADAALERELASLARAGGGLSPADRGLATEIAYGAIRQRLLLDGWIDALGKVSALRQPPALRWLLHVGLYQLLFSDRVPAAAAVSTTVALAKRVGLGRLAPVVNGMLRSLLRRRESEGGAEPCHEPWDGLPLPADAAAALALRRSLPPWLSAALLGWLPPERAEAFALACNAVPSLDLRANPLRTTRDELLARFTAAGVAARALPGAPHGLTLLERVGDPRDLPGYAGGLWCVQDRSAQAIAPLLEARPGQRILDACAAPGGKSTHLAELIGDQGELWALDRSEARLRRLDRNAERLGLTCIRSLALDATALAAAKPHWQGSFDRVLLDAPCSGLGTLARHPDARWRITPEAIDGLVTLQRQLLEALLPLLAPGGRFVYATCTVEPRENGTLIHGLLQAHPGWSLLQERQWWPEPPEAERGGGDGFYAAVLQAPT, from the coding sequence GTGAACCGTCCCGGGAGCCCGCCGATTCACGCCAGCGACACCGTCCCCGGCGACACCAGTCCAGGCCTGGCCTCCCGGCAGCTGGCCTGGCAGGTGCTCCAGGCCGTCGCGGCCGGCGCCTACGCCGATGCCGCCCTGGAACGGGAGCTGGCCTCCCTGGCCCGCGCCGGCGGTGGCCTGTCGCCGGCCGACCGCGGCCTGGCCACCGAGATCGCCTATGGCGCCATCCGCCAGCGGCTGCTGCTGGATGGCTGGATCGATGCCCTCGGCAAGGTGTCCGCCCTGCGCCAGCCGCCCGCCCTGCGCTGGCTGCTGCACGTGGGGCTCTACCAGCTGCTGTTCAGTGATCGGGTGCCGGCGGCGGCGGCGGTGAGCACCACCGTGGCCCTGGCCAAGCGCGTCGGGCTGGGCCGCCTGGCGCCGGTGGTGAATGGGATGCTGCGCTCCCTGTTGCGGCGACGCGAGTCGGAGGGGGGCGCCGAGCCCTGCCACGAGCCCTGGGACGGCCTGCCGCTGCCGGCCGATGCCGCCGCCGCCCTGGCCCTGCGCCGCTCCCTGCCCCCCTGGCTCAGTGCCGCGCTGCTGGGCTGGCTGCCGCCCGAGCGGGCCGAGGCCTTCGCCCTGGCCTGCAATGCGGTGCCGTCCCTCGACCTGCGCGCCAATCCCCTGCGCACGACCCGCGACGAGCTGCTGGCGCGCTTCACCGCCGCCGGTGTGGCCGCCCGCGCCCTGCCCGGTGCGCCCCACGGCCTCACCCTGCTGGAGCGGGTCGGCGATCCCCGCGACCTGCCCGGCTATGCAGGCGGGCTCTGGTGCGTGCAGGACCGCAGCGCCCAGGCCATCGCCCCCCTGCTGGAGGCCCGGCCTGGCCAGCGGATCCTCGATGCCTGCGCCGCCCCGGGCGGCAAGAGCACCCATCTGGCCGAGCTGATCGGCGACCAGGGCGAGCTGTGGGCGCTCGATCGCTCCGAAGCCCGGCTGCGGCGCCTGGATCGCAATGCCGAGCGCCTCGGACTCACCTGCATCCGCTCCCTGGCGCTCGATGCCACCGCCCTCGCCGCCGCCAAGCCCCACTGGCAGGGCTCCTTTGATCGCGTCCTGCTCGATGCCCCCTGCTCCGGCCTGGGCACCCTGGCCCGCCACCCGGACGCCCGCTGGCGGATCACCCCGGAGGCCATTGACGGCCTGGTGACCCTGCAGCGCCAGCTCCTGGAGGCCCTGCTGCCCCTGCTGGCCCCCGGCGGCCGGTTCGTTTATGCCACCTGCACGGTGGAGCCGCGCGAGAACGGCACCCTGATCCATGGGCTGCTGCAGGCCCACCCGGGGTGGTCCCTGCTGCAGGAGCGCCAGTGGTGGCCGGAACCCCCCGAGGCGGAACGGGGCGGCGGCGACGGCTTCTATGCGGCGGTGCTGCAGGCGCCCACCTAG
- a CDS encoding MGMT family protein produces the protein MSRVAAVTEPPFDSRVYAMVCRIPFGQLATYGQVAELIGAYGCARQVGWALRRLPLPSAVPWQRVVNAQGRIAMSPGREGSDWMQRELLLAEGIAVDPDGRLPLARHRWRPPLELAEPSCTKE, from the coding sequence ATGTCCAGGGTTGCTGCGGTCACGGAGCCTCCCTTCGACAGCCGCGTCTACGCGATGGTGTGTCGCATCCCCTTCGGCCAGCTGGCCACCTACGGCCAGGTGGCCGAGCTGATCGGTGCCTACGGCTGCGCCCGCCAGGTGGGCTGGGCCCTGCGGCGCCTGCCCCTGCCGTCGGCGGTGCCCTGGCAGCGGGTGGTGAATGCCCAGGGGCGCATCGCCATGAGCCCCGGCCGTGAAGGCAGCGACTGGATGCAGCGCGAGCTGCTGCTGGCCGAGGGGATCGCCGTGGATCCCGACGGCCGTCTGCCCCTGGCCCGGCACCGCTGGCGGCCTCCCCTGGAGCTGGCCGAGCCCTCCTGTACAAAGGAGTGA
- the trmH gene encoding tRNA (guanosine(18)-2'-O)-methyltransferase TrmH, protein MPLLPRRFERLRAVLDRRMGDLTVLLEHVDKPHNLSAILRSCDAVGVLEAHAVSLKGRVPTFNRTALGSQKWVALHRHGRTTDAIALLKADGFRIYGTHLGADAVDYRSCDFTGPTAFVLGAEKWGLSEATAAAIDQPIVIPMAGMVQSLNVSVANAILLFEALRQRQAKGCLPSRGEGVAPERYGPLLFEWAYPQVADWCRREGRPYPSLSPEGAILEELPRGVRLRC, encoded by the coding sequence ATGCCGCTGCTGCCCCGCCGCTTCGAGCGCCTGCGCGCGGTGCTCGATCGCCGCATGGGCGATCTGACGGTGCTGCTGGAGCATGTGGACAAACCCCACAACCTCTCGGCGATCCTGCGCAGCTGCGATGCGGTGGGGGTGCTCGAAGCCCATGCCGTGAGCCTGAAGGGGCGGGTGCCCACCTTCAACCGCACGGCGCTGGGCAGCCAGAAGTGGGTGGCGCTGCACCGGCACGGGCGCACCACCGACGCCATCGCGCTGCTGAAGGCCGACGGCTTCCGGATCTACGGCACCCACCTGGGGGCCGACGCGGTGGATTACCGGAGTTGTGATTTCACCGGGCCCACGGCCTTCGTGCTGGGGGCGGAGAAGTGGGGGCTGAGCGAGGCCACCGCCGCTGCGATCGACCAGCCGATCGTGATCCCGATGGCGGGCATGGTGCAGTCGCTCAACGTGTCGGTGGCGAACGCGATCCTGCTGTTCGAGGCCCTGCGGCAACGGCAGGCGAAGGGCTGCCTGCCCAGCCGGGGGGAGGGGGTGGCCCCGGAGCGCTATGGGCCGCTGCTGTTCGAGTGGGCCTACCCCCAGGTGGCCGACTGGTGCCGCCGTGAAGGGCGTCCCTACCCGTCCCTCAGCCCCGAAGGCGCCATCCTCGAGGAGCTGCCGCGGGGGGTGCGTCTGCGCTGCTGA
- a CDS encoding ABC transporter permease, with the protein MARWGIAIVALYGLIALFTPLLVHGGLLPDANAGLENPIYAPPSFGHWCGTDRLGRDVCVRTLSGSGVALQVVLSALVLALVIGVPLGMVSGYLGGGVDRVLVLVMDTLYTLPVLLLSVVLAFLLGRGLPNAAAALCVVYVPQYFRVVRNQSAQVKAELFIEAARSLGAGPAWILRRYLFRNVITSVPVLLTLNAADAVLVLGGLGFLGLGLPETIPEWGSDLQQALTALPTGIWWTALFPGLAMFVLVLGLSFLGEGLEHWLSGAPAGSDG; encoded by the coding sequence ATGGCCCGCTGGGGCATCGCCATCGTGGCGCTCTATGGCCTGATCGCCCTGTTCACGCCGCTGCTGGTGCACGGGGGTCTGTTGCCCGATGCCAATGCGGGCCTCGAGAACCCCATCTACGCACCACCCTCGTTCGGGCATTGGTGCGGCACCGATCGCCTCGGCCGAGACGTCTGCGTACGCACCCTCTCCGGCAGCGGTGTGGCCCTGCAGGTGGTGCTCAGCGCCCTGGTACTGGCGCTTGTGATCGGTGTTCCGCTCGGCATGGTGAGCGGCTACCTCGGCGGCGGGGTCGATCGGGTGTTAGTGCTGGTGATGGATACCCTGTACACCCTGCCGGTGCTGCTGCTTTCGGTGGTGCTCGCCTTTCTGCTGGGCCGGGGTCTGCCTAATGCCGCCGCCGCCCTCTGCGTGGTGTACGTGCCGCAGTACTTCCGGGTGGTGCGCAACCAGTCGGCCCAGGTGAAGGCCGAGCTGTTCATCGAGGCGGCCCGCTCCCTGGGCGCCGGCCCCGCCTGGATCCTGCGCCGCTACCTGTTTCGCAACGTGATCACCTCGGTGCCGGTGTTGCTCACCCTCAATGCGGCCGATGCGGTGCTGGTGCTGGGGGGGCTGGGCTTTCTTGGCCTCGGCCTGCCGGAAACCATCCCCGAATGGGGCAGTGATCTGCAGCAGGCGCTGACGGCCCTGCCCACCGGCATCTGGTGGACCGCCCTGTTCCCCGGTCTGGCGATGTTTGTTCTGGTGCTGGGTCTTTCGTTTCTGGGCGAGGGGCTGGAGCATTGGCTGAGTGGGGCTCCGGCGGGCTCCGACGGCTGA
- a CDS encoding response regulator transcription factor, whose amino-acid sequence MTSARLLIVDDDPEMRGFLTSELAVEGYECEEAACGQQALGRIRSQTWDLVLLDWNLPDFSGVEVCRRMRKGGISTPVLMLTARDEVQQRVEALDSGADDYLIKPFSIEELLARVRARLRRSGIDEQEGGVLRMADLEVNPASREVARGGESIHLTAKEFDLLMHLLRHPNQVQERRAILDALWGENWLGDDNLLDVYVRYLRRKLEPAGQPTLIQTVRGVGFMLKEGPPR is encoded by the coding sequence ATGACCAGCGCCCGCCTGCTGATCGTCGACGACGATCCTGAGATGCGCGGCTTCCTCACCTCCGAGCTGGCCGTTGAGGGGTATGAATGTGAAGAAGCAGCCTGCGGGCAGCAGGCCCTGGGCAGGATCCGCAGCCAAACCTGGGATCTGGTGCTGCTCGATTGGAACCTGCCGGATTTCAGCGGCGTGGAAGTGTGCCGTCGCATGCGCAAAGGCGGGATTTCAACGCCCGTGCTGATGCTCACGGCCCGTGATGAGGTGCAGCAACGGGTGGAGGCGCTCGATTCCGGCGCCGACGACTACCTGATCAAGCCGTTCTCGATCGAGGAACTGCTGGCCCGGGTGCGGGCCCGCCTGCGCCGCAGCGGCATCGATGAACAGGAAGGTGGTGTGCTGCGGATGGCCGATCTGGAGGTGAATCCCGCCAGCCGGGAAGTGGCCAGGGGCGGTGAATCGATCCACCTCACGGCCAAGGAGTTCGACCTGCTGATGCATCTGCTGCGTCACCCCAACCAGGTGCAGGAGCGCCGCGCCATCCTCGATGCCCTCTGGGGCGAAAACTGGCTGGGTGACGACAACCTCCTGGATGTGTACGTGCGCTACTTGCGCCGCAAACTCGAGCCAGCCGGCCAGCCCACCCTGATCCAGACGGTGCGCGGCGTCGGCTTCATGCTGAAGGAAGGGCCGCCCCGCTGA
- a CDS encoding response regulator transcription factor: MSTSRLLIVEDDPRMRTFLAGELNCEGYNVSEAEDGQGALLHLRDANTDLVLLDWTLPDFSGVEICRRLRSSGDITPVLMLTCHDDIRDRVEALDSGADDYILKPFSIEELLARIRAQLRRTAYWRGVANADLLSCADVTVNTATREVTRAGQPVSLSVREYDLLLCLLRGAGRVVAREDILREVWGENHFGDENLLGVYIRYLRRKLEPEGLPTLIQTVRGVGFMLREGELRP; encoded by the coding sequence CTGAGCACCTCGCGGCTGCTGATCGTCGAGGACGACCCGCGCATGCGCACCTTCCTGGCCGGCGAACTGAACTGCGAGGGCTACAACGTCAGCGAAGCCGAAGACGGCCAGGGCGCTCTGTTGCACCTGCGGGATGCCAACACCGATCTGGTGCTGCTGGATTGGACGCTGCCGGATTTCAGTGGTGTGGAGATCTGCCGGCGGTTGCGTTCCAGCGGTGACATCACCCCCGTGCTGATGCTCACCTGCCACGACGACATCCGCGACCGTGTCGAAGCGCTCGATTCGGGGGCCGACGATTACATCCTCAAACCCTTCTCCATCGAAGAACTGCTGGCCCGCATCCGCGCCCAGTTGCGGCGCACCGCCTACTGGCGCGGGGTGGCCAATGCCGATCTGCTCAGCTGCGCCGATGTCACGGTCAACACGGCCACCCGGGAGGTGACGCGGGCCGGCCAGCCGGTTTCCCTGTCCGTGCGTGAGTACGACCTGCTGCTGTGCCTGCTGCGGGGCGCGGGGCGGGTGGTGGCGCGAGAAGACATCCTGCGCGAGGTGTGGGGCGAGAACCACTTCGGCGACGAGAATCTGCTGGGCGTCTACATCCGTTATCTGCGCCGCAAGCTGGAGCCCGAGGGCCTGCCCACCCTGATCCAGACGGTGCGCGGGGTGGGCTTCATGCTCCGAGAAGGGGAGCTGCGCCCTTGA